Sequence from the Methanobrevibacter arboriphilus genome:
AAATTAATACCAGAAAATATAATATTAGTTATGTATAATAAACCGTTTTCTACAGTAAAAACCCTTATATTATTATTTTTTGTGGTGAATATGATATTATCTAATCCATAGAGGTTTACATCTTTTCTAATGGTTATATTAGTATTATTCCCCCCAGTATAAGTTCCATTTAGTGCATATATTGTCCCACCACTAATAAGTAGATTTAATGCATGTTTAAAATCCTTGAAAGCTTTATCTGGGCTGGTTCCAATGTTACTGTTATTACCATTTACAGAATCTATATAGAATGTGCAGTTGAAGAATTTATTAGTGTTTTTATTTGCAGAATAGTAATAATCATCTTCTTCTAAATTAATATTAAATTTTACTGTTCCTGCCTGTGTTACTCTATGAACCCAGACACCATAGTTATTAATAAAGTTTATTTCCCTTGTTTCACCATTAACAGTAACATTAAATACTTGGGCAATATTAGGATTAAGAGAAGAAAGATATAAGTCAATATTAATATTCAAATCATCACCATAGTTAAAATTCTGAATAATAATATTACTTATATTAAGATAATACTTAACAACACCCCAAGTACTAATATTATCAGTATCATTGTAATCAACATTATTGGTTCCTTGAATATCAAATAAAACATTAGTTAATAAAGTAATAACATAATCAAAATAACCAACACCATTGATAAAACTTATTTCTCTTGTTAAAATATCATTATCAGTACTATTAGCTGTCTTTAGGGTTATGTTTAGTTTTCCTGTGAAATTATCTTTTAAATCTATCTTTAAAGTTATATTATCAGCATAATTAATTTTATCAACCAATATAGTGAGGTTTTCAATTTCCAATTTACCTTTACCAACCAAATACTCTAAAAAGAACACCCTATTATTTGTAAAAATAGAAAGATTATTATAAACATGCTTTAATAGGAATTTAAATGTTTTATCTTCTTTTACATTTAATGAATCAAGGAATATATCATTGTAGTAGAGTGAAACATTAAAATCAGGCAGGAGGTTTATGTTTCCTTTATTTATTGTATTATTTAAGTGAAAAGAATAAAATATTGTGCAATTATCACCAACAACAGTATTAACAGTCCTATTTGTAGTGAAAGTTGCAGTATAATAAGTATTTACTTTTAAATTAGTGTGATTAGTGTAATTATTATCTCCCCACCAATTATAATCAAAGTAACCAGTGTTAGAACCATTGGAAAAAACAATATTGTTACCATTATCTAAAAACAAGGAGTATGAAACATTAAAACCATTATTATCTTTATCAAGGTATATTGATTGACCAATACCTCCAGTATTATTTTCAAAGACTGATGAGTATAAGTTAAAGTTATTAGTATTTTTTAAGTAAATTCCAGCTCCATAAGTAGCATGATTATTAGAAAATTTAATATTAGATAGGTTAAAATAGCCTCCACCGTTGATGGCTATTGCTCCACCATAATTAATAGCTGTGTTATTTAAGAAATTTGTGTTTTTTATGGTTAAATTAGAATTATCAGAATAAATAACTCCACCATTATCACTATTACCATTAATAAATGTAATATTATTAATTTTCACATCTGCATTTAGGATTTTAAAAATACTAAATTTATTTTCACCATCAAAAACAACACAACCTTCATTATCATTAACACCAATAATATTTAAATCCTTATCAATCAGAATATTAGTATTATTCACTCCATTGTAAACTGATGAAGCTATATAAACATACCCTCCATCAATTACAAGATTTACTGCTTTTTTCAAGCTTTTAAGACTAGATTCCCAGGAATCACCACTATAAAAGTCATCACCATAAATATCATTAACAAAAACAACAAGATATCCTACAAAGTCATCAACACTAACTTTAAATAGCTTGTCACCATTTAGACTTGTGGTTATTGTTTTTTGTGTATTAGCTTGAAATCGAGTATGGTTGGTTCCATTATAGTAATCACCATAAAAAGCTGGTAAATAATCTGAGCCAAGTGAGATTTCACTATTTTTTAGAGTTAAAAAATAATTAAAAGTAGCTAAATCACCATTTAAACTAACAAGTTTAACATTAACAGTATAATAATCACTTAAAACAACACTGCTAGTGTTAGTAACGTGGTTAATTAATGGATTATTGTTATCACCCCACCAATTATAAGATAAATCAATAAAAGTGCTTGATCCAGTAATATAAACATACTTATTACCATTATTATTAGCTATATAATTATAATTGGCTGTTATGTTTGAATGACTTGAGTATATTCCTCCTCCATTTGTTGCAGAGTTGTTAACAAGTGATGACGTGTTTAAGAGCATTGTAATGTTGGATGAATAGATAACTCCACCATTATTTGTTGCATGGTTATTTGTGAAGTTAGAGTTTTTAATATTTAAGATGTTTTTTGAAAATATTGCTCCGCCATTAACAGCATTATTATCTATAAAATTCGAAGAAGAAATATTTAAATAGCCATTGCGTGAAGTGTTAGATAAATCATTATAGATTGCTCCACCGTTATTTGTTGCTGAGTTAAAAATGAATGTTGAATTTTCTAATCTGACTTTAGAATCGCGAATATTAATAGCACTTCCTGAATTAGCAGTGTTACTTGTAAATTTACAATTACGAATAAGAATATCAGTATTGATGATTTTTATTGCTCCACCAGTAGGTGCAGTGTTATTTGTGAAATTACAGTTAATCAGTTGAGAACCTACACTTTGAATGGCAAAGTTGATCGCTCCGCCAGTATCAAGTGCCTGATTGTTTTCAAAAATAGAATTTGTAATGTTGACATGCCCTGCATGAACATCAATAGCAGCACCTTCAACCCAATCATCCTCACCAGCATATATACCTTTATTTCCTTTAAATATACAGTTGTTTATCCTAGAGTTATCTGCATCTGGAGATAAAAATACAGCTGTTCCTGATTCTCCTTGATTGTTAAGGAAGGTGCAATTTTCAATAATTACTTGTCCACCTGCACGAATAGCTGAACCAGCACCAGTGCCTTCAAGAAAACCATTTTTAAAAATAATCCTCCTAAAAGTAACAACAGTATTATTACCAGTCCTCATAATACGACTTTCACCTTTAGCATCAAGTGTAGCATACTGACCATTAGGTCCCTGAATAGTAATACTCTTAGTAATTGGTATTTGAGAACCATTACCAACATAAGTAGTATTTTGAAGTGTTATTGTCTTACCAGGATCAGTGTCAGCGATAGCTTCACGAATATCACCAAAATCAGCACTAGTAACACATGTTAAAGATAATGAAAACAAAATTATAAAAGAAAATAGAATAAAAATACGAACTAAACTATAATAATTTTTCATTTTCCGTGTTCCTCTCAAATTTTCTAAATTCATCACCACCACCTGCTATAAAAATCTAAAAAACTTAAATATCCTCATACTAAAAAAAATTAAAAATATATAAATAGCGAACATTCTTTATGTTATATAAATATTATCTTCTCATCATATATAAACATTTACAAAAACTATTAAAAATTATTAAAAAAGTATAAAAAATATTTAAATCAGAAAATATACTAATAAATTAAAACTTAAAAAAACTTTTTTATATCATCAAAAGATAAATATCCTTTAAATCCAGGAATATCTGCCATTTTGACTATTTTTTCTAAATCAAGATATGATTCAACTGTTTTTAAAGCATATTTTGAAAATTCTTCTAATTTTATTTCTACTTCTGGGGTTGTACTTCTAGCATCCATTTTTATCTTAGGAAGATAAAGTATATCCTCTTTTGAAAGACCAGTTTCAGTAGCTATAAACTTAGAAACATTGTTAAATATATTTTCATCATAAACCTTGTTTAATAGGATCCCATTAACATTAATCCCTAGTTCTTTTAATTTATTTGTGTGTGAAACTAAATCAACAGCTGCTGATTCTATTCCACCTTTATTAACTCCAGAAACCATTAAAATAGGAATATTTGATGATACAGCTATTTCAGCACCAGAATAAGGGATTTTTTCATTTAATATACCAGTAAATACACTCATTACCCCTTCAATAATTACAAAATCATAATTGGAATTTTTTAATCGTTTTAAAGTTTCTTCAATATCCATCCATCCAATATGACCAATTTTAATTGAGGAATAATCCTCCATCTTATTTTTTGTTAAATAAAGAGAAGGTTCTATGTCTCTCACATCTGGTCCAACTTTTAAAACAGCTACATTTAACCCTTTTTTTGTTAAAGCTCCTGTAATACCACTTACAATAAATGTTTTTCCAGAATCAGAACCAGTACTTCCAATCATAAGAGTTGGAGGAATTTCTTTATTAAAAGAATCAAGGTTGTAAAAATTAATATCTTTAGAATTAGTTTCTTTAAAATTAGTTATTTTATTATTAATAGAAGAAATAATAATTTTTCTAAATTCATTACATCTATTTATATTTTTAGTATTTATTCCAGTATCAATAGCTAATTCACTTTTTATGAATTTTTTAAGTTCTTCATTAACTTTAAATATATTATCGAGCTCAATATAATTAGCACCAATATAATCAAGAATATTATCAACAATTACAGGGTTTTCATCAAGTATTCCATGAATCATCGTACCTATAACATTTCCATTATCATTAGAAACACCTGAAAGAATAGAAGAATCTGTATCCCCATAGTTCATTCGTTTAATTTTAGAATAGTGTAATGGTTTAGCTCCAAAATTGTTTTTAATAGTATTTTCATCTTTAGAGCCATTATCATAATTTTCATCAATAATTTCAATTTTACCATAAGTATGACAATGAAAACCAGTTATAAAATCAGAAGGAGTAATATTTTTTGTAAAAAAAGAGTTATTATTATCAGATACAACAGCATTAATACGATCATTACTAATTAAAGGAGAAAAATTAACATCAAGTAAGCCTAAACCTTTTTTAATAATTGGACATGGAGATCTTCGTCCAACATCAGTTTCATTAGCTAATAATTGGAAACCAGAACATATTCCAATAACTGGTTTTTCATCATAAGCCATTTTAGTAATTTCATTAGCTAAATCAGTTGAAACAGAATTAGACTCAAGAAGAGATCCTCCAGGAATTATAATTGCATCAAGCTCTTCACTAGCTTTCAAAGCATTAGAATCCTTAATCAGCCCATTTGATTTAACGATATCTGTTGGTAAGTTTCCAAAGTCTTCAAATCCTGGAAGAGCTCCTTTAACATAAACTAATCCAATTTTCATAATGATTCAACTAGTAATATTAATTATTATGGTTAATTATGATTTTAAGATTAAAATATTATAATATAAATAACTGTTTTAATAGTGTTAAATTTATTATTATAATGATTCTAATGCAGCCATAGTTTTAATGATTTTATCATCATCATTTGGCTTAGCTTGAAGCTGCAATCCAACTGGAATTCCATTATATTCTCCAGCTTTCATACTTCCAGCAGGAATACCTGCTAAATTAGCTATAACTGTTAAAACATCATAAGCATACATTTCCATTGGTTCAAGTTTTTCTCCAATTTTATGAGGAAGTTTAGGAACAGTTGGACCTAATATAAGATCAACATCAGATAATATCTTGTTAATTTCATTTCTAATAAGTGATCTTGCTTGTAAAGCTTTTTTATAATATTTTCCACTGAATTCTTGTTGTGATATGTATGAGCCCATCTCTATTCTTCTAAGTACTTCTTCACCACAAACATCCTCAATCTTATGACCATACTTTCTTCCATCATACTTTCTTGTACTTGAGAAAAACTCAACATAATTTATAAGGTAATATGTAGGTAAGCACAAATCAATATAATCGAAGCTAGATTCAACTACTTCAGCACCCATGTCCCCAATTTTATCAACTGATTCATCAATTATTTTATTTATATGTTCATCAGTTACATCTTTGAATTGATTGATGCATAAGACCTTCATGTCTTTTACATCTTCCTGTAATTTTTCACGATCTTGAGTAGCTATATCAGTAAAAGAAGAGAATTTTTGATTTAAACTAGTACATTCTGTTTCATCATAACCCACAATCGTATCAAGGGCCATAGAAATTCCAGACACATTATCTGAAAGAGGACCAATTTGATCAAGACTCATTGATAAATCAAGAAGACCTTGTCTTGAAACTGCACCATAAGTAGGTTTAAATCCAATAACACCACAATGAGATGCAGGATTTCTTATAGAACCACCAGTATCAGAACCCAGTGTAATATCACACATTTCAGAAGCAATAGCTGCAGCACTACCACCACTTGAACCACCAGGTATATGACCAGGAGCAGCAGGATTTTCAGTAGCTCCAAAATATGAACTTTCAGTAGAACTACCAGCTGCAAACTCATCCATGTTACACATTCCAATAATTATCCCATCTTGTTCTTTTATTTTCTTTATAACTGTAGCATCATAACTCCCATAGTAATTTTCCAATGTTTTAGAAGCTGCAGAGATTATTCTATCCTCTACATTTATATTAGCCTTTATTCCAAACACTAATCCAGCTAAAGATCCAACTTTCAATCCATTTTTAATTTTTTCATCAATTTTTTTAGCTTGAGATAATGCAGATTCCTTATTTACCTCTAAAAACGCATTAATAGAAGGATTGTTTTTTTCGATTGTTGCTATAAAATTTTCCAAGTTTTCAGTAGCTTTTAAATCATTGTTTTTAATTTTTTGTGATTTTTCAAATGTATTCATTACAACACCCAGTTATTAGCCATAATTAGCATATTTGATAGCTATATATAGTTATACAATAAATATGACGAACTTTAAATTAAGTTATTTTTTAGATAATTGATAATTTTTTATGATATTATGTTAATTTTTATGAAATTGATAAAATGATATATGATAAAATGATATTTGATAATTACATTTAATTGATAATTATATTTAAGAATTTATATAAATATCTTAAGTATTTTCAAAAGCTCTAATGTAAATTATGATACGAGAAATATTTATAATTTTTGAACAAAAAAAATACTATTTTAATTAATATATTAAACTACAATAATAAACATTACTTTTTAATAGCTATCAAATATAATATATTTTAAAATTTTAAATTAATATTATGACCAGAAAAATTAGTATTATCTATCCAAAAAGTTTAATAAAATTGTTTAATAAATATAATAGACAGGGGAGAATATAATGACTGAGATAGAATTTAATATAGAAAATCTACAAAAATGTCAATGCCCTAAATGTATGGTTCAAGACAAAAGTGAATGTGCTCAAAAAGGATTTAAAATGCTACCACAAATCATAGAAGAAATGAACAAAGGCAATATGCCAAATCCAAAAGAAATACCTGGAATATATTGTGCCACAGGAACTACATTATGCAAAGACTTAAACTATGATGAAACATGCAACTGTATTAATTGCCAAATATATTTCGAGAATAAACTAAATGAAAAAGAACCTGGACAATACTACTGTCAAAATGGGAAAACAGAATAACAAATTTAAACATTTTTTTTCTTTTTTTAATTTTATAACAAAAATAAACTAGCTAAATTTTTAATTAATTAAATTAACTTCTTTTAAATATTATAAATAAAAAATTTAGTATCAATATATCCTAACAAAAAAGTATTAAATAAAAAATCAGCTCTCTGATAAATTCATACAGTTGTAAAA
This genomic interval carries:
- the gatA gene encoding Asp-tRNA(Asn)/Glu-tRNA(Gln) amidotransferase subunit GatA, whose protein sequence is MNTFEKSQKIKNNDLKATENLENFIATIEKNNPSINAFLEVNKESALSQAKKIDEKIKNGLKVGSLAGLVFGIKANINVEDRIISAASKTLENYYGSYDATVIKKIKEQDGIIIGMCNMDEFAAGSSTESSYFGATENPAAPGHIPGGSSGGSAAAIASEMCDITLGSDTGGSIRNPASHCGVIGFKPTYGAVSRQGLLDLSMSLDQIGPLSDNVSGISMALDTIVGYDETECTSLNQKFSSFTDIATQDREKLQEDVKDMKVLCINQFKDVTDEHINKIIDESVDKIGDMGAEVVESSFDYIDLCLPTYYLINYVEFFSSTRKYDGRKYGHKIEDVCGEEVLRRIEMGSYISQQEFSGKYYKKALQARSLIRNEINKILSDVDLILGPTVPKLPHKIGEKLEPMEMYAYDVLTVIANLAGIPAGSMKAGEYNGIPVGLQLQAKPNDDDKIIKTMAALESL
- a CDS encoding AAA family ATPase, which translates into the protein MMKIGLVYVKGALPGFEDFGNLPTDIVKSNGLIKDSNALKASEELDAIIIPGGSLLESNSVSTDLANEITKMAYDEKPVIGICSGFQLLANETDVGRRSPCPIIKKGLGLLDVNFSPLISNDRINAVVSDNNNSFFTKNITPSDFITGFHCHTYGKIEIIDENYDNGSKDENTIKNNFGAKPLHYSKIKRMNYGDTDSSILSGVSNDNGNVIGTMIHGILDENPVIVDNILDYIGANYIELDNIFKVNEELKKFIKSELAIDTGINTKNINRCNEFRKIIISSINNKITNFKETNSKDINFYNLDSFNKEIPPTLMIGSTGSDSGKTFIVSGITGALTKKGLNVAVLKVGPDVRDIEPSLYLTKNKMEDYSSIKIGHIGWMDIEETLKRLKNSNYDFVIIEGVMSVFTGILNEKIPYSGAEIAVSSNIPILMVSGVNKGGIESAAVDLVSHTNKLKELGINVNGILLNKVYDENIFNNVSKFIATETGLSKEDILYLPKIKMDARSTTPEVEIKLEEFSKYALKTVESYLDLEKIVKMADIPGFKGYLSFDDIKKFF